From Candidatus Eremiobacterota bacterium, the proteins below share one genomic window:
- a CDS encoding helix-turn-helix transcriptional regulator translates to MSALGEAVQRRVGARVRALRAERGLTQLRLAGRAGMSRPSLANIEAGRQNVGVRALCALAEALGVRVEELLTAPDEPG, encoded by the coding sequence GTGAGCGCGCTGGGCGAAGCGGTTCAGCGCCGCGTCGGCGCGCGCGTTCGGGCGCTGCGAGCGGAGCGCGGTCTGACGCAGCTCCGGCTCGCGGGCCGGGCCGGCATGAGCCGGCCCTCGCTCGCCAACATCGAGGCGGGCCGTCAGAACGTCGGCGTGCGGGCGCTGTGCGCGCTCGCCGAAGCGCTCGGCGTGCGGGTCGAGGAACTGCTGACCGCACCCGACGAACCGGGCTAA
- a CDS encoding lysophospholipase: MNAPDSSTFSFVNDGVQVVVDRVLPAETPKAAVIVVHGMAEHAERYARFATELAAHGFAVYAPDHRGHGRTAGGSELLGWAGDDGWNGVVRDLERLLSIVRERHPEVPLFLFGHSMGSMLAQRVAQLRGAELSGLILSGTTGSAPNLRAGIAAAATVRALRGDRAPSPLQRVMFADFNKPFERRTGFEWLSRDATEVQKYADDPRCGFTFSNRFMLDMLRGYAQTWKRANERRIPAGLPVLMFSGARDPVGGGGKNVMALAKRYRALGLRDVQVVLYPDARHETLNEINRAEVVRDVIAWLEAHV; encoded by the coding sequence ATGAACGCTCCCGACTCGTCGACGTTCTCGTTCGTCAACGACGGCGTGCAGGTCGTGGTCGACCGCGTCCTTCCGGCCGAGACGCCGAAGGCGGCGGTGATCGTCGTGCACGGGATGGCCGAGCACGCCGAGCGCTACGCGCGCTTCGCCACCGAGCTGGCCGCGCACGGCTTTGCGGTGTACGCGCCGGATCACCGCGGCCACGGGCGCACCGCGGGCGGGAGCGAGCTGCTCGGGTGGGCCGGTGACGACGGCTGGAACGGGGTCGTGCGCGACCTCGAGCGGCTCCTTTCCATCGTGCGCGAGCGGCATCCCGAGGTGCCGCTGTTTCTGTTCGGCCACAGCATGGGCTCGATGCTCGCGCAACGCGTCGCGCAGCTCCGCGGCGCCGAGCTGTCCGGGCTGATCCTCTCTGGAACGACCGGCTCGGCACCGAACTTGCGCGCCGGGATCGCCGCCGCCGCGACGGTGCGCGCGCTGCGCGGCGACCGCGCGCCCTCGCCGCTGCAACGGGTGATGTTCGCGGACTTCAACAAACCGTTCGAGCGGCGCACCGGCTTCGAGTGGCTCAGCCGCGACGCGACGGAGGTGCAGAAGTACGCGGACGACCCCCGCTGCGGCTTCACCTTCTCGAACCGGTTCATGCTCGACATGCTGCGCGGCTACGCGCAGACGTGGAAGCGCGCGAACGAGCGCCGCATCCCGGCCGGCTTGCCGGTATTGATGTTCTCCGGCGCGCGCGATCCCGTCGGCGGCGGCGGCAAGAACGTCATGGCACTGGCGAAACGCTATCGCGCGCTCGGTTTGCGCGACGTGCAGGTCGTCCTCTACCCGGACGCGCGGCACGAGACGCTCAACGAGATCAACCGCGCCGAAGTCGTCCGCGACGTCATCGCCTGGCTCGAAGCGCACGTCTAA
- a CDS encoding GNAT family N-acetyltransferase — NETDARLRLLLVEPSARGIGLGRRLTETCVGFARETGYGRVVLWTNEVLTAARAIYAKLGFRLVASTPHAMSGPPSVGEDWVLDLRRP; from the coding sequence GAACGAAACAGATGCGAGGTTGCGGCTGCTGCTGGTCGAGCCGTCGGCGCGCGGCATCGGGCTCGGGCGGCGTCTGACGGAGACCTGCGTGGGTTTCGCGCGCGAGACGGGCTATGGCCGCGTGGTGCTGTGGACGAACGAGGTGCTGACTGCGGCGCGCGCGATCTACGCTAAGCTCGGCTTCCGGCTGGTCGCATCGACGCCGCACGCGATGTCCGGACCGCCTTCCGTCGGCGAGGACTGGGTGCTCGATCTGCGCCGACCCTGA
- a CDS encoding phytanoyl-CoA dioxygenase family protein — protein MTDAPERFERDGFLVLPGFKSSGEIAALRARAAAIVDAFDPTESAGVFTTRDESRTKSDEYFLTSGNRVRCFFEEEAFDASGALRAPKELSINKIGHAMHDLDPVFERFSRGPQLHELAQQLGIAEPRVYQSMYIFKQPRIGGEVRWHQDATYFDTDPVSVTTLWFALERADRSNGCLWVQRGGHRTPLRERFVVDGGGPRIEQLDATPWPSEADAEPVEVDAGTLVVLHGRLPHYSAPNRSETSRHAYTLHFVDARALYSPRNWLQRNASFPARGFV, from the coding sequence GTGACGGACGCGCCAGAGCGCTTCGAACGGGACGGCTTTCTCGTACTCCCGGGGTTCAAGTCGTCCGGCGAGATCGCCGCGCTGCGGGCGCGCGCGGCGGCGATCGTCGACGCGTTCGATCCGACCGAATCGGCGGGGGTCTTCACCACGCGCGACGAGTCGCGCACGAAATCGGACGAGTACTTTCTGACCTCCGGGAACAGGGTCCGCTGCTTTTTCGAGGAGGAGGCGTTCGACGCGTCGGGCGCGCTGCGCGCGCCGAAGGAGCTTTCGATTAACAAGATCGGCCACGCGATGCACGACCTCGATCCGGTCTTCGAGCGCTTCTCGCGCGGCCCGCAGCTGCACGAGCTCGCGCAGCAGCTCGGCATCGCGGAGCCGCGCGTCTACCAGTCGATGTACATCTTCAAGCAGCCGCGGATCGGCGGCGAGGTCCGCTGGCACCAGGACGCGACGTACTTCGACACCGACCCGGTTTCCGTGACGACGCTGTGGTTCGCGCTGGAGCGCGCCGACCGCAGCAACGGCTGCTTGTGGGTGCAGCGCGGCGGACATCGCACGCCGCTGCGCGAGCGCTTCGTCGTCGACGGCGGCGGACCACGGATCGAGCAGCTCGACGCAACGCCGTGGCCGAGCGAAGCTGACGCCGAGCCCGTCGAGGTCGACGCCGGGACGCTGGTCGTGTTGCACGGTCGGCTCCCGCACTACAGCGCGCCGAACCGCTCGGAGACCTCGCGGCACGCGTACACTTTGCACTTCGTCGATGCACGCGCGCTCTATTCCCCGCGCAACTGGCTGCAGCGAAACGCGTCGTTCCCCGCGCGCGGTTTCGTCTAG
- a CDS encoding NAD(P)-dependent oxidoreductase, producing MKGKTVFMSGGSRGIGLAIAKSLAQEGANLAIAAKTDTPDPRLAGTIHTAAEEIEAAGGRALPLVCDIRNEDAVASAVKRAAETFGGIDIVVNNASAIRLGGTAQVDAKAFDLMTAIGPRATYLVTRAALPHLEKAANAHILTLSPPIALRSKWVAGAPAYTFKKYGMTLLTLAFAAEFRERGIAANALWPKTTIATAAVQNLLGGDAVIRASRKPEIVADAAYAILTRDARSCTGNTFIDEEILRELGTTDFGGYAVDPGTPLRDDIFVD from the coding sequence ATGAAGGGTAAGACGGTGTTCATGAGCGGCGGCAGCCGGGGGATTGGGCTCGCGATCGCCAAGAGCCTGGCGCAGGAGGGCGCGAACCTCGCCATAGCGGCGAAGACCGACACGCCCGACCCCAGACTTGCCGGCACAATTCATACCGCCGCCGAGGAGATCGAGGCGGCGGGCGGCCGCGCGCTGCCTCTGGTGTGCGACATACGCAACGAGGACGCGGTGGCGTCGGCGGTGAAGCGGGCGGCGGAGACGTTCGGCGGGATCGACATCGTGGTGAACAACGCGAGCGCGATCCGATTGGGCGGGACGGCGCAGGTCGACGCGAAGGCATTCGACCTGATGACCGCGATCGGCCCGCGCGCGACGTATCTCGTGACGCGCGCGGCGCTGCCGCACTTGGAGAAGGCTGCGAACGCGCATATCCTGACGCTCTCGCCGCCGATCGCGCTGCGGTCGAAGTGGGTTGCCGGCGCCCCGGCGTACACGTTCAAGAAGTACGGGATGACGCTGCTGACGCTCGCCTTCGCCGCGGAGTTTCGCGAGCGCGGGATCGCCGCGAACGCGCTGTGGCCGAAGACCACGATCGCGACCGCCGCGGTGCAGAACCTGCTCGGCGGCGACGCGGTGATCCGCGCGTCGCGCAAACCCGAGATCGTCGCCGACGCCGCCTACGCGATCCTCACCCGCGACGCGCGCAGCTGCACCGGCAACACGTTCATCGACGAAGAGATTCTGCGCGAGCTCGGGACGACCGACTTCGGCGGCTACGCCGTCGACCCGGGAACCCCGTTGAGGGACGATATCTTCGTCGATTAG